GGTCTCTACATAACGAGCTCCCCATGGTTCAGCTATGGACGCATCGACGGCCAGCACGGACTCCAACACGGGACACGACCCTGGCAAAACACCTGTCGTTAGTAGCGGCGTAACTTTTCTCCCTAATCATCAGGGGAAAGTGGGCTCATACTCGGCGCAGACTTTCAATGGGAGCCAAACTATGAACTCTCACAATTCAGGAAACGCTGCCACTCTCAGGGGGACGATAGTGACAAGTGGCACTGGTAGCAGCAGCAGCGCTGCGATATCTGTCACAGCTGTCAACAGTGGACCAGTGTTGTCAAAAGGGCTGGCCGGTGTCACAATGCCCCCCTCTTCAAACAGTGTAATTCAGACCCCGCTCATGAACTCTCAGAGCGTTGTGGCTTCAGCTCAGCCTGTGAGCCAAGCAACGGGACCCACTGTGACACTCGTCAGGACGCCTATGCAAACCGTTGGGTCGGGTGCAGTTTTGAATGGAAACAATAGCGCGAGCCCTTCTGTGGCGGCCAGTGCATCGAGTCAGACAGGTATCGGCATGCAAACTCCGCTTGTAAACAACGGCCAGCCTTCCAGCTCTGTGGCCATCAGCGCGGGGACGCACATCATCAAGGCAGAGCCACCCACAACAATAACAGAGTCGGCACCGCAGCCTACTGTCACTCCCGGCGCCGTCACCGTTCCCCGGACTTCTGCGGCGGCAGCTGCCGCTACTGGCGGAATCCGAGCTCTGGCACCTCAGATGCTGGCCCCAAGGCTACCCCAGGCTACACCGGGACAACCCAGTATCCATAACATCCAGCTTCCACCGGGTGAGTGGAGTTAGTTGATAAGGCATTTGTTTCACACTTAACTGAGTCACCAGTTTAGttccttttttgtctttctgaaCGATTGCAACAATGTTATCCCAGGACAGTATATATAGTACTTGCGTGCCCTCAGACTTACTACGAGAAGCACACTGAAGTCTTTAAGTCACACTAATTTGCTCATTTGTTATTTGCTGGTTACTGTTATTATGttgatgtttatagtatgttattttctgttttcttttttctctttttttgacgGTTGTCAGGAATGGTGCTTGTACGGAGTGACAGTGGGCAGCTGCTGATGATTCCTCAGCAGGCTTTGGCCCAGATGCAAGCCCAGGCGCAGGGAGACCTGGCACCTCGGGCCACTACACCAACGAATGTGCCTCCAGGCCAGGTAAGAACATCATTTTCACAACAATTATCTTTCACTTCATATTAGTGACTCAGGCCACGTTCAGCCTGCACACAGTTGATGAAAACACCTGTTGAGCAGACTATTGGATTGCATAACTTGCAGTACATGGGGAGCAGCATTGTGGATCTTATTATTGGTCTTAAGCCTTGTAAAGCTGCAAGATTCAtgcattttaactttttatagACTTGGATGTTGCTCGTCAACTTTTGCTTTTTGCCACTTCTTAGACTCCTGGAAACACTGTCATCAGCAGACAAGTGACTCCCAGCACCATCATCCGACCAGGCGGTCCAGCTCCTGCATCACTGACTGCAACCACTACTCTTCACAGACCACCTATCCTTCAGGTCGGTTGGCAGCGAAACATATTTGATTTCTGATGTGACTGCTTTGCAGTATTTTCTTTGTAATAGCGTGTGAGCTAGAGACACGAAATAATATTCAGAGCATGATATTTTCAGGCACATAGGCCATACAATGGAAACCTACTTAAGTTACAGTGTTTTGAGAATCGTCTGTTTGTTGTGTATAGGGAATGCTTTTAAACCCCCCAATTGCTTTTTAATTAGAAGTTATTGTGTTTATACAAAATGCGAACAATTTATGTTATGGATTTTACTTTTAGATGTCTATATGCAAGATTTAGTTTACTTAATTGCTACTTTATGCCAGAATGACTGCTATTAAGTCAATATTATATTGGGTGTAAAAGCAGTTAGAAAGCACAATTCTAGTAGTTTGGCTTAATGTTTACTTTCATGGACTGTTATACAAATGCTACTGCAGGACTGTTTTTCAGTGGTCACGTTGAGCTTTAATagagaaaaaagagggaaaaatatCAAGTCATTTCTCTTAAGTGCATTTGAGTCAGAGTgtgaagtctttttttcttattttaatgatTACAGCTGTTTCACTGACAAACACGAATCTACAAATGTGACATTTGCTTATTACTCACTTTATTAAGTTTAAGAGAAATGACTTCTGTACTAGGATTACTGTCATTTTACCTTCAGCTTTGTCGTTTCGCTTCCATCTATGTGGGATGATGTACAGTGAGGTTGCTCACCAGTTATAACCAGTTATCACACTGAGTTAGTCATGCATGGCATTGGGAAATCTGGCACTTGTGGACCTTGTTCGACCTGGGAAGTTATGTGTTAACACACGCAGAAATATCTCTGCAAATTCTAAACTAGTAATGAacgacaaaaaaagaacaatggtTATTGGTGTCCAGACTTTCAGTAATATCTTAGTGAAGCagcaaactgaaattattctttTAAGGAAGAGCGCCCAGCTGAGACGCTGCAAGAGAAGTGCACCTGTTTCCTTATATAAACCTGAAGATTGAATGATTTACTTGAGCAACTGTGAAATGGCTTTAAATCTCATACTGTTCTCTAATGATGCAAATAGCTGTCTTTGAAACAGTTCAGCAATCCAAATGACATAACTTTATCCTTTTTCAGAGCTCAGTTGGGGCAGCAGTACCCGGAATGACCTCTAGGACAGTGAGCCAAACAGCTGGGACCACAGTTACCTCAGTAGCATTCAGTAAAGTGAGTTGTGTCAATTGCAATAGATCGAATGGAGTTGGATGACTGTGCTTTGCTGTGTATTGTAGAGTTTATAATACTTCATGTGATGCATTTACTCTATTAGACATATAATTACTGCAAAGGTCTTGAGtcatccctcatttctttatcttttgctTACAAGGCGCCagattttcttgtcatttttcaagtggtcttcaGCAATAGTTCTTGAGGCTTTCTGggggtctttcaaagtttttctttggacattgtcTGCTTTTCACTCATTCCAGTCCTTGGACTTAATCATTTTAAGAgggaaatgttttcttcttctttttttaagccacttaacactgatttATAAACCATtcaaggatttttaaaaagcacctaACTCaatggatgaaccagtgttttgTCTATACATAACACACAACCTGACAAAGAACTGATTTTAAATTGTATATTTGGGCATTTTTTTACTAGCAGCTTGCCACGGAAATACATCATTTCTTCCCAGTTCTTTTAGTTGACTCTagaaaaaatgtcaaagatcagaaaagtttgacaggcataaaatagtactTTAacagcaacaaggtgattcccagaACGGTAGCTTACAGCTTACCTGAACTTAAAAACCAGACATACGGTGTAGTGTCCCCTAAAAAAACGTctggaaactggacaagtggaggacaaaagagtgGCAGCACTAAGCCATGCTctcaactttgtgggaacagtttcaAAATGACTGCGCATCAGTgtacaaagcaaggtccataaagacatggatgagtgagtttggtgtggaCAAACTTGActgccctgcacagagtcctgacctcaacctaacagaacacctttgggatgaattagaacAGAGACTGAGCCAGGACTTCTTGTCCAACATTAATGACCTCACAAATCCACTTttggaaaaaagtcaaaaatgtcCATAATTCTCCTAAACTTTGTGGAAAGTCTTCTCTGAAGAGTTAAAGCTGCTATAGCTGCATATTAAACTCTATAGATTAGGAATGGGATATCATTCTGGTTCATATGCATGTGAAGACCTTTGGCAATTTAGTGTATGTCAAATTTGTGAGGTTTTATGGAGTCATGAATCAAAATTTTAGGTTTAATTTGTTATCAATATATACTCGGCGTGATAATAATCCCAGAGTATACCTGGATAGAGGAACACTTGGAACCATCAGTCATGGCCTCTCCAGAGCTTGGAGGtttacattattaaagcagtgtgggatcatctctacagaacagaacaaaaagccaacattcaaagaagcggagaactattcctgaagactacttaagaGTTGACAAGAAAGCTTACCTTAGagctcaggctgtgttgaagaataaaaggCGGTCATTCCAAATATTGAATTtccacattttaataaatcacagcacacattttcctggcaaaatgtaaagaaatgaggacTAAAGAAAAGACGACTTGCACATTATtgtagtgtatttttttttattttttttaaagttactgtggTGTATAAcagaatgttgttgttttttttaaattgggttTAATtgggtttttctgtttcctttttgGCAGGAGACAATtgagaatgtgaaaaaatgcaAGAACTTCCTCTCCACACTGATCAAGCTGGCATCCAGTGGAAAGCAATCCACAGAAACTGCAGCCACTGTTAGGGAGCTGGTCAAGGATCTGCTAGTGAGTAAACCTGAGGCTCTCTCCACACTGATATCATTACAAAATGCATCATAAGCTTTTTAAATAGAGAGAAACACCCACTAGTATGAGATTCATTTTCTAAGAGAAGCAGGCAGGCAGGGGGGGATAGGATGGGTTTGATGTGGGTGCACATCAAACACATACATACCACCTATGTATACAactcaaaaaagagaaagagagacctTTTGGAAGTGattctgaatgtattttttgtgtaaAAACTCCTGGATTGTGTTTTAGATTGGACGCACAGACGGTACAGTCACCCACATTCAGCTGTCATTatgttattgtgttttattaggAGGGCAAACTGGAAGCTGAAGAGTTCACCAGCAGATTGTACAAAGAGCTCAACTCCTCACCCCAACCTTATCTTGTGCCTTTCCTCAAGGTAAGTATAATTATTGCATCTTTTTACAGTGACCATTAAAATGCGAGGCTTTGTGTGTGCATTTCCTTTAAGTTTGTACATAAGGGTATTGTAAGGGTAATATTTGTCCAACTGTCTTCATTTTTTAGAGAAGCCTCCCAGCTTTGAGGCAGCTCACCCCAGACTCAGCAACTTTCATCCAGCAGAGTCAGCTCGCCCAGCCAGCCTCAGGTTCAGTCTCCTCCACCTCTACCACTCCTACTACAGTGGTCCTCGGTAGCCCAGCCCCTCGCCTTCCTACACCAGTCAGTAGGCCCCTGCTCCAGCCAGGCATTAACAAACCAGGACAAATGCCCTCACTGGTAAGTAAAATTCATTTAGATGTTGACTCAGGTAGCTCTTGTTCCAGTTAGATGTTACAAGATGTTTAATTGACGTTACACCTCACTGAATAAATGCTGCGTTCTTTCTGTAGAGCATTGAAACTGAAACCTCTACACACAGAAATGATGTTTTCTTGACTTCTGAATTCTTGCTTATTCTGCTCCAAAAAGTCTTTGAAGTAATATTGATACTTATTAGATGAGGTGCTAATTAGCAGACGATCCTAAAATCTGGCATTCCACCTATTTAAATGGGGAGAAGACCTCATTTAGCTGTTTAGTATCACTGTGTTCACCAAAAGAAAAGAGTTGTTTAAGGAATAAAGGACCAAAGCATTGCCAAGCATGGTGAAGATAAAGGCTAAAAGAGTCCCCAAGCATCTGATCACTGCTGACTTGCACACATCATATTTAATGGCTATTTGGTTATTGATGTTGTAGTGCACCAATGAATGAACTGGGCAGAAAGGTGGGAGAAGCCACCCAGTAAATCTGAGAGAATTCTGCATAGTTTACTCAGACTAGCAGCAGAGTAATGTAGAAGTCTCATCTAGAACGGTTTCAGAAATTCTACACTACAAAATAttcaatatgtctgtgaaggttctcagtcatccaggtcatggtaacctaagaagcttggaaagaaaagcgactggacttctttaagacatttcttgaagacgtttttcCTCTCATGAAACTAAAGaaacttctcagatgagaggttaaacgtcttcaagaaatgTCTTAAAAAAGTCCAGTCAGTCACCACTGCTACATTAGGCTTTATCTAACAGATGTGTGAAGTAAAAATGAGATGGCAAGAAGTTCTGAAGGAGTTTCACTATTTacttaataacaataatacagCGTACAATATAATACTTTTCAACTTTTACCCTTTCAGGTTCTCCAGCCTCAGCAGCAAAGAGCACTTCTGAGACCTCAGGTAACCTTTCCGACAACCCCCGTGATGACTCTCAGGAATCAGGCCCCTAGTCACATCGTGCTGGGACAGCAGCAGGTCCACCTTAAGGAGCTACAACCAGGTGAGGATGTCAGTCTAACAACACTTctgaatgtgtgtatttgtgcatgtGCACCTTTTATTGGGTGATTcgcagtatttgtttttttgtgagtcAATGTACTTAATCTGTTTTGTCCCTGCTAGTTCCCCTGAGGCCAGAG
This DNA window, taken from Astatotilapia calliptera chromosome 5, fAstCal1.2, whole genome shotgun sequence, encodes the following:
- the taf4a gene encoding transcription initiation factor TFIID subunit 4, translating into MDASTASTDSNTGHDPGKTPVVSSGVTFLPNHQGKVGSYSAQTFNGSQTMNSHNSGNAATLRGTIVTSGTGSSSSAAISVTAVNSGPVLSKGLAGVTMPPSSNSVIQTPLMNSQSVVASAQPVSQATGPTVTLVRTPMQTVGSGAVLNGNNSASPSVAASASSQTGIGMQTPLVNNGQPSSSVAISAGTHIIKAEPPTTITESAPQPTVTPGAVTVPRTSAAAAAATGGIRALAPQMLAPRLPQATPGQPSIHNIQLPPGMVLVRSDSGQLLMIPQQALAQMQAQAQGDLAPRATTPTNVPPGQTPGNTVISRQVTPSTIIRPGGPAPASLTATTTLHRPPILQSSVGAAVPGMTSRTVSQTAGTTVTSVAFSKETIENVKKCKNFLSTLIKLASSGKQSTETAATVRELVKDLLEGKLEAEEFTSRLYKELNSSPQPYLVPFLKRSLPALRQLTPDSATFIQQSQLAQPASGSVSSTSTTPTTVVLGSPAPRLPTPVSRPLLQPGINKPGQMPSLVLQPQQQRALLRPQVTFPTTPVMTLRNQAPSHIVLGQQQVHLKELQPVPLRPEGPPGSKQVLVAALTPAQKNKLKEAGGTFKDDDDINDVASMAGVNLSEESANILATNSITVGAVTHSCKDEAFLSCAVLQRKMLEIGRRYGVTELGPEVVNYVSHAAQQHLQNLLEKVSQVAQQKNITFKEDNNHEQSSDVRTQLKFFEQLDQLEKQRKEEQEREILLKAAKSRARQEDPEQLRLKQKAKEMQQQELAQMRQREANLTALAAIGPRKKKRNLESPSSSASAEGSGTGPSLSGGPASSGSRPTRQRITRVNLRDLLFCLENERFTSRSHFLYKGFLK